ACCGGCAGGTGACGGCCTCGTCGAACCACACCTTCTCCACGAAGGCCGCGTGCTTGACCAGGCCGAGGAGCGTCGTGCGGGACGCCACCAGGGACCGGCGTGCCTGCTCCTCGGTCAGCCCGTTCAGGCAGTTCGTGAGCATATTGCGGTGGTCATCGAGGAATGCCTCAAACTGGGCACGCGGGGACTGGCGGATGGCGTTCTCGGCGAAAGCGGTGTGGGGCGCAGGCATCCACGCAGTATCGCAAGGCCAGGGCGCAGAGGCAACGGCCGACGTCGGGCGCTCACCCCATGGCGGTCAGGGTGCCGCGCACCTATGGTGGAGCCATGTCTAATTCCTTTGCGTCCTTTGTGGACACCTTCAAGAACGTTGGCGTCACCAAGGCATACGGCGAGCGGGTCACCGTGGGCGGGGAAGAAATCGTCCCCGTGGCGCTGGTGTCCTTCGGATTCGGCGGCGGAGGCGAGGCGGGGGATGGCGCCTCCGGCGGAGGCGGCGGCGGGATGGTGCTGCCTCTGGGCGTGTACGGGAACGCCGGCGGCCGGGCAGAATTCCGGCCCAACACGGTTGTCACGTTGGTCTGCCTGGTTCCGCTGATCGCCGTTCTGGGCGCCGCGGTCCGCGGGGCGATCCGCGCCGCAAGGTCCTAGCCGCCTCGGTGACCGGCCGCTAGGAGCGCCGGTTGCGCGCCTGGCGGGCCAGCCGGACGAATCCGTAGACGAACACGGCCTCGATGAGCACCATCAGCGCCAGCAGCAGCCACTGGTGCTGGGCGATGAAGACGACGGCTCCGGTGATCACCAGCGTGGTTCCAAGCGCCAGCGCGTAGACCGCGAAGCCGAGGGCGACCTTCGCACTGCGCACACCGGTGCTGAACCCAAAGCCCACAGGTTCACCACCCGGGCGTCCGGCCACGCGGTCCGGGCGGGCGGCCTTGACCTTGTCGAATTCCTCCCAGAGGTCCGGGTCCTGGTTGCTCATGGATCCATTATCCCGCGGCGCCGCGGCTCCGCTCCACATCTTCAAGCCATTGGGGGCTGGGTTCAAATAGGGTATGTCGGTCTGTCCCGGTTCGTCCGATAATGGCCACATAAGCTTCGGGGACCCTCGCGCCGAAGATGGCTGGCGGGGCGTCAGAGTCCCAGGTGGCCGTCCCGGAACCCGGCGCAACGGATGGCCACGCGGCCCCAGGCGAAGACGCTGCGGGACCCGCTACCGGGGGAGAGCACCGCCACCAACGCGAAGAGGCACAAAGGAATCATCATGCTCAAGGATTCGACGATCATGGCTGTCCTTCCGGCGAAGGACATCAGCAGGGCGAAGGAATTTTATCGCGACAAGCTGGGGCTCGAATCAACTGAGGCCGTCGAGGAGGACAGCGCGTTGTACAGGTGCGGCAACGGCACCAGCTTCCTCGTTTACCAGACGGATAACGCAGGGTCGGCCAAGAACACCCAGATGGGCTGGGAAACAGACAACCTGGAACGGGAGATGGAAGACCTGCGGGGCCGCGGGGTCGTCTTCGAGGACTACGACATGCCCGGGTTGAAGACGGAGAACGGCGTCGCCACCAACGACTGGGGCAAGTCCGCCTGGTTCCTGGACAGTGAAGGAAACATCCTCGTCCTCACCCAGCGCGGTTAGTCAACACTAAGGACGAACGGGCCGCCCCTGCTGCGAAGGCAGGGCGCGGCCCGTTCGACGAACCCTTCGCTGCGCGGCGATCCTGAAGTAGGTTTACTCCGGGAGGACCTGATGAAATCCAGTGAACTGTTGCTTGATGCCTTTGGCCGGATCCGGGAGACCGTGGAGGCCACACTTGCGGGGCTCGACCGCGCGGCCCTGGCCCGCCGTCCTTCGGGGACCGGGAACTCGATCGCATGGCTGGTCTGGCACCTGAGCCGGGTGGAGGACGCCCAGGTCGCCTCGGCCGCAGGGCTGGACCAGGTGTGGACGTCACAGGGCTTTGCCGGCCGTTTCGGCCTCCCGCTGGCGGAGCGCGATACCGGTTACGGCCACTCCAGCAGTCAGGTGGACAGCGTGCAGGCCCCACCCGAACTGCTGCTGGAGTACTACGACGCCGTTCACCGGCAGACGGTGGCATTCGTGCAGACCCTCACGGACGATGCCCTCGACCGCGTGGTTGACAAGCGCTGGGACCCACCGGTCACCATGGGGGTGCGGCTGGTCAGCACCATCGCCGACTGCCTCCAGCACGTGGGGCAGGCAGCCTATGCGAAGGGGCTCGGACCGCAGGGCAGCGACTAGAGCCGGGCCGCAAGGGCGCGCCCCGCGGTCCGGCCGGTGAAGAGGCACCCGCCCAGGAACGTTCCTTCCAGCGCGTTGTAGCCGTGGGCGCCGCCGCCGCCGAACCCTGCCGCCTCGCCGGCCGCATAGAGGCCCGGGATCCGGGTCCCGTTCTGCGCGAAGGCCTGCCCGGTGAGGTCTGTCTGGATGCCGCCCAGGGTTTTCCGGGTCACAACGTGAAGCCTGACAGCGATCAGCGGGCCCGCCGCCGGGTCAAGGATCCGGTGCGGCTTCACCGTCCGGAACACCCTGTCGCCCAGGAAACGGCGGCTGTTGTGGATGCCGCTCACCTGGACGTCCTTGGAGTAGGGGTTGCGGATCTCGGCGTCGCGTTCCTCAATCTGGCGCCGAAGGTGCTGGTGGTCCAACAGGGGCTCGCCCGTCAGCCGGTTCATCCCGGCCACCAGGTCGGCCAGGTTCTCCGCGACCACAAAGTCTCCTCCGTGCTCCTTGAACGCCTCGATCGGCGCCCCCGCGCCGCGCCCCAGCCGGGACCGGAGCAGCAGCATGAGGTCCCTGTTGGTGATGTCCGGGTTCTGCTCAGAGCCGGAGAGGGCGAACTCCTTCTCGATGATCTTCTGGTTGAGGATGAACCACGAGTGGCTGTGCTGCCGGATGTCCGGGGTGGTGCGCAGCAGTTTCAGGGTGCCGAGGGTGTCGTAACCCGGCAGCCCGGGTGCGGGAAGCCGGCGCCCCAGGGCGTCGAACCACAGGGACGAGGGCCCGGGCAGGATCCGGATGGCGTGGTCCGGCCAGACGGGGTTCCAGTTCTGGATTCCTTCGGTGTAGTGCCACATCCGGTCGCGGTTGACCAGCCGGACGCCGGCATGGTCTGCGATGTCCAGCATCCGCCCGTCGACAGGCTGCGGAACTCCGGTGATCATCTTCTCCGGAGGGGTACCGAGCCGCTGCGGCCACCACGTGCGCACCTGGCCGTGGTTGCCGCCGATCCCTCCGCTGGCGATGATCACGGCCTGCGCGCGCAGTTCGAACTCGCCGACCTTGTTCCGGTTTGAGGCCACCCCGCGGGCCGAGGAATCGGGTGCCAAAAGGGTGCCGCGCACCCCGGTGACCGCACCGCCGTCGAACATCAACGCATCCACCTGATGGCGCAAATGGAACCGGACCTGGCCCGCCGCTGCGGCGGCCCTGGCCTTGTCCGCGAAGGGTTCGGAGATTCCGGTGCCGGTTCCCCACGGGACGTGGAACCTTGGGACGGAGTTGCCGTGGCCGCCGGCCCTGCCGTCACCGCGTTCAGCCCAGCCCACCAGCGGGGTGAATTTGATGCCCTGCTCGCGCAGCCAGGCGTGTTTCTCGCCGGCCGCGAACTCAACGTACGCGCGTCCCCACTGTTGGGCCCATTCATCCTCCGGGTGCGCGCCGTCGAGCCGGTCCCACTGTGCGGAGCCCTGCCAGTCCTGCCACGCCAGCTCGAAGGAGTCCTTCACACGGAGACGGCGCTGCATGGGGGTGTCCACCAGGAATAGGCCGCCGAGGGACCAGAACGCCTGGCCGCCCAGGTTGGCCTCGTTCTCCTGGTCGAGGATGGCCACGCGCTTGCCCGCCCTGACCAGTTCGTTGCTTGCCGCGAGCCCGGCCAGGCCGCCGCCAATGATAATGACGTCTGCGTCCATACCGCCCTGCTCGTGTAGTTGGGGTCTGACAAGTGAGTGCCAGACCCCAACTTACGGCCTGTTTAGCCGGCCGTCGTGGAGGCGTTGGACGGGCGGGTCCATGGCCCCGTGATGGCCAGGGTGAAGCCCGGGGACTGGATGTTGGCGAAGAGCCACTTGCCGTCCTTGCTGAACGCCGGGCCGCAGAATTCCGAGTCGTTGTACTCGTTCCTGGCCAGGGGATAGGACATGCCTTGGTCGGTCACGCCCACCAGGTGCGAGACCCCGTTGCCGTCCTCAGCCAGGATCAGCCCGCCCTGGGGTGCCACGGTGATGTTGTCGGGGCCGTCGAAGGCGCCGTCCTGATCCGGGTTCGGGTTGACGCCGAAGATGGTGCTCAGGGTGATGCTCTCGGTGGCGGGGTCGTAGTGCCAGACCTGGCCGTCGTGCTCGTTGACGGAACCGTCGGAGGTGCGGGCGAAGCTGGAGACGAAGTACGCTCCGCCGTCGCCCCACCACTGGCCCTCAAGCTTGCGGGAGCGGGTGATCTCATCGTTCGTGAACTGCTTGCGGACTGACGTGGTGCGGGCATCACGGTCCGGGACATCCACCCACTCGACTTTGTAGCGGGTGCCCACAGTGGTGGCCTCGGAAAGGTCCTTGATGTGGGTGGACCCGCGGAAGGCCTTCATGGCCTGCAGCCGGCCGGCGACGTCGCCGCCCGCGGACTGTGCCAGGGCCACGAACTTGCCCTTGCCGGGGGTGAAGCCCGCTGGCGGGGTCCACCGCAGGTACAGGCCGTTGGGGTTGCCGGCGTCCTCGGTGAGGTAGATCTGGGTGGTGGCGGGGTCCACGGCGACTGCCTCGTGGGAGTAGCGGCCCAGGAACTTCAGGGGGATGGCGGAAAAGCCGACGTTGGCCTCGCGGCTGGCGGGATCCACCTCAAAGACGTAGCCGTGGTCCTTGGTGTTGGTGCCGGACCCGGCGCGCGCCTCGGTCTCCTCGCAGGTCAGCCAGGTGCCCCAGGGTGAGATGCCGCCGGCGCAGTTGTTGTTGGTGCCGGCCACGGAGGTGTACTGGCTCACCCGGTTGCCGTCGGCGTCCACAAGGATGGTGGAAGTGCCGCCCTTGGCGCCGGGGTCGTAGGTGATGCCCTCGACGACGGGGACGGGGAAGGGTTCGGAGCCGCTGTTTTCATGGTTGACGATCAGCAGCGAGCCGCCGTTGGAACCGTCGAAGACGCCGATGCCGTCTGGATCGGAGGGGTGGGCCCCTTCGGCGGTGGGAGTCTGTCCGGAGCGGGCCAGCAGCTTGTAGGAGAATCCTTCGGGCAGCGCGAGGATTCCCTGAGGGTCCGAAATCAGCGCCCCGTAGCCGAAGGCGTTGCGGGTGGCCGCGTTGGCGGGGCGGGCGAAGGGGGCGAGGCTGCCGGCGCCGGCGAAGGCGAAGCCCAGGGCGGTGGCGCTTGCACCAGCGCCGAGGAAGCTGCGGCGGGACACGGGACTAGGCATGAGGTTCTCCTGGGGGTGAAGGGGCGTGGGGACCACGCCTAGACTGCCCCCCGCGTGTGAACAGAGGGAAACAGGAGAATGAAGGGGAGACCATCCTGTTTGGCGCCGGCGTCACTCACGGATAGGCAAAGCTGGTTAACTGTCAGGGGAGTCGAGAGAAGGAGCCGTATGTCTGGGTTGGCAGCAATACGGAATCTGCGGGTGAGCCTGCCCAGCCAGGAGCTGGCGGACGCGGTGGGGCCGCCCGCCGGCGTGGAACTCTTCCTGTGGGACTTTACCGGTGACGCTCCGGCGGACCAGTTCGATCTGGTGGTGCCGCCGTACATGGGGAAGCCGGACGCACTCGCTGCGCTCGCCGCCGTCGAGGTGGGGCTGGTGCAGAGCCAGTCGATCGGGTACGACGGCGTTGCGAATGTCCTGCCCGCGGGGTGCCGTTTTGCCAATGCTGCGGGAGTGCATGAGACCTCGACGGCGGAACTTGCGGTGGGCATGATGATCGCCAGCCAGCGGGGCTTGCCGGACTTTGCGCGGAACCAGGCAACGGGCATCTGGGACAACGGGATGCGCCCCAGCCTCGCGGACCGGCGCGTGCTCCTGGTGGGCTATGGAGGAGTGGGGAAGGCCATTGAGGCCCGGCTGCTGCCGTTCGAAACTGAGGTGACCCGGCTTGCGAGCCGGGCCCGGGACGATGCCACGGGCCGGATCTACGGGATTGAGTCCCTGCAAGAGCAGCTGCCGCTGCACGACATCGTGGTGGTCAGTGTTCCCTTGGGCGAGCAGACCCGTCACCTGGTTAACGGCGAATTCCTTGCCGCGATGCCGGACGGGGCGCTGCTGGTGAACGTGGCGCGGGGCCCGGTGGCCGACACCGACGCCCTGCTCCGCGAGACTTCCACCGGGCGGCTGCGGGCGGCCCTGGATGTAACGGACCCCGAACCGTTGCCGCAGGACCATCCGTTGTGGACCGTTCCCGGTGTGCTGATCACTCCGCACGTCGGCGGCGCGAGCACAGCCATGCTGTCCCGGATGGCCCGGCTGATCCGCAAGCAGATCGGGTTGCTGCAGGCCGGTGAGGAACCGGTGAACGTGGTGCTGGGCGGCGGCGACGGCCGCTAGCCCGCGAGCGCCGCGGCGGTCAGGTAATCCGGGGCCGGTTCCAGCTTGAAGTAGTCCTCAAGGGTCGGCGCGCCTCCCTGCGCGTGCATCTCGGATGCGATGGTCTTGCCCACATACCGCAGGTGCCAGGGCTCGTACGTGTAGCCGGTGGTGCCTTCGTACCCGGCCGGGTACCGGATGATGAACCCGAACCGCCAGGCGTCCGTGGCCGCGAACTTGCCTGCGGGGGTGCTTTCGAAGCAGGCCTGCAGGGCACAGGCCCCGCTGGCGTTGCCGATGTCCATCGCCAGGCCGGTCTGATGTTCGCTGTAGCCGGGCCTGGCCGAGATGGTGTCTGCGGTGGCCTGTCCGTACTGGGCCACATAGCTGTCGTAGAGGCTGGCCTGCTGGCTGTAGGAACGGTAGCCGCTGACCGGCACAACATTGATGCCCTGGGACTTCCCGGCCTGGGCGAACTGCTTGTACGCGTCCGCCGCCTCCGCCCGGAGCCGCTCTCCCTGGACCCTGACCAGCTTCGACGGCACATATGTCACGGGGTCCAACTGCCGGTGCTTGTTGACCACCACTTGCAGGCTGCCGGCGGAATCGGTGTCGTAGCCTGTTGTCGCCAATGCCTGCGCCGATGGTGCGATCATGCCGAGCGAGAGCAGCAGTCCCGCCACGGCCACGGTCATCTTGCTGATTTTTTTGAGCACAGCCGCCTCCAAGAGTTCTCCGAACGGATGCGGGAACTTTACCTGTCTGCCGCGGCCGGAGTCGAGTGGAATCCGGCGCAGTGAGAGGGGAGCAGAAAGGGGGTGCAGGCTATGGCCCTTTCCGGTGAGGCATGCCTACACTGGCCAGACCTTCGACCGCAGGATGACATCCAGCTGCTCAAGCCACGGGCAGCCCCTGCACCTGGAGGTCCATCGCAACACTTTATGATCCGCCGCGCCCCTACCGGGGCAGCTGCGCTGACAAGAGGAGAGCATGATGACAGGGAACAAAGCCGTTGCCTACAAGGAACCCGGCAAGGTCGAGCTGATCGACATTGACTATCCGACTTTCGAGCTGAAAGACGGTCCGGGCGTCAACCCGGCGAACGTGGGGCGGAGCGTCAACCACGGAGTCATCCTGAAGACCGTGGCCACCAACATCTGCGGATCGGACCAGCACATGGTCCGCGGCCGCACCACGGCGCCGGCCAACCTGGTGCTGGGGCATGAGATCACGGGCGAGGTCGTGGAGGTGGGCCGCGACGTCGAATTCATCAAAGTCGGTGACCTCTGTTCGGTCCCGTTCAACATCGCCTGCGGCCGGTGCCGGAACTGCAAGGAACGCAAGACCGGCATTTGCCTGAACGTGAACCCGGACCGCCCGGGCAGCGCCTACGGCTACGTTGACATGGGCGGCTGGGTAGGCGGCCAGGCCAACTACGTGCTGGTGCCCTACGCCGACTGGAACCTGCTGAAGTTCCCGGACAAGGACCGGGCCATGGAGAAAATCCTGGACCTGGCCATGCTGTCGGACATTTTCCCCACGGGCTTCCACGGCGCGGTGAGCGCAGGGGTGGGCGTCGGGTCCACGGTTTACATTGCCGGCGCAGGTCCTGTTGGCCTCGCAGCGGCGACCAGCGCGCACCTGCTCGGTGCCGCCGTCGTCATTGTGGGGGACCTCAACGAGGAGCGGCTCGCGAGGGCGCGCAGCTTCGGCTGCGAAACGGTGGACCTCACCAAGGGCGGCCCGGCGGAGCAGATCGAACAGATCCTGGGTGTGCCTGAGGTGGACTGCGGTGTGGACGCCGTGGGCTTCGAAGCGCGCGGTCACGGCCATGACGCCAAGGAGGCGCCCGCCACGGTGCTGAACTCGCTGATGGAACTCACCGCGGCCGGCGGGGCCCTGGGCATTCCGGGACTGTACGTCACCGGTGATCCGGGCGGAATCGACGAGGCTGCCAAGAAGGGTTCCCTGAGCCTGAGCCTCGGTACCGGCTGGGCGAAGTCGCTCAGCTTCACGACCGGCCAGTGCCCGGTGATGAAGTACAACCGGCAGTTGATGATGGCCATCCTGAACGACAAGGTGAACATCGCCAAGAACGTCAATGCGAAGGCGATCAGCCTTGAAGACGCACCCAAGGGCTACGCCGAATTCGACGCCGGGGCAGCCACGAAGTACGTCCTGAACCCGAACGGCTACCTCAGCTAAGCCCGATGGGCCGCTGCGTCCGATCATAAAGGCAGCCGTGGGCACCTTCCCTTGCCGAAGGTGCCCGCGGCCTGCTGGTCTTGGCCGGGAAATGGCCGGTGGTTCAGGTCAAAACGGCAACGTCACCAGAGCTATCAGGGCCGGGACGGTAGCGCCCAGGGTGCCCGGAATGCTGTCACCCTTCCTGGGGTAGTGGCCCAGCATATCCGCCAGGAACATGGCCGGAGCGGTCAGCACCATGTTCACGCAGCAGTAGATCACCAGGGTGTAGCCCACCACCAGATAGCCCATGTTCACGGCCACCACCCCGGCCAGCACTCCCAGTCCGATCGCCAGGTTGCGGAACCCGGTGGGAATGGCCCACATCATCACGGCCGGAACGTTTTGCGGCGGGGTGCTCAGGAACTTCTGCGCTCCCGGCCGGTGCATCAGAAAACTCTCGAGCGGGAACACAAGGATATAGATCACCGCGGCAAGGACCGCGAAAACCTGGGATACGGCGTTCATGGAGGAAGAGTACGACGACGGCGGCAGCCGCCTCCATCCCCTGGCAGAGGGCTCCGGGGTGCTTGAGGAACCCCCGGTTTGGGGGATTGCGGCGCCGCCCGCCGCGCGGATACTGGACATATGTGGGAGGAACGCGCTGAGCGCGCCCGGCGTGAGATCGCCGCCCTGGCCGCAGCCGGGACAGGCCTGGGCGAACTTTATGCCGCGGCGCTCGGCCTGGTGCAGCAGCAGGTTCCGTTCGAGCAGGGGTGCTGGGCCGGCGTCGACCCCGGCTCCCTGGTGATGACGTCCGTGGTGAACTGGCGTGATTGGGGCGTGACGGAGGAATACGCGGCCCGGTTCGCCGAGACGGAGTACGCAGGCCAGGAACCCAACCGGTTCGCGGAACTGTCCCGGCGTCCGCGGCCGGTCGCGAGGATTTCCGATGCACCCCACCGCGACGTGATGCGCAGTGTCCGGATAAACGACATCCTGAAACCGCTCGGCCTGGAACATGAACTGCGCGCGGTGTTCCGGGTGGACGAGGCCTGCTGGGGAGTGGGAAGCATTTTCCGGGAACCGGGACGGGATTTTTCGGACCGTGAGGTGGAATTCTTGGCTGCCGTGGCGGCGACGCTCGCGGCGGCCAGCCGGATCGCGGTGCGGACGGCCCATGCCGGGCGGCCAACAGTGGGCGGACCGGTGATCGTGGTCGCCGGGCCGCGGGGCGAACTCCGGGCAGCCACGGCGGCCGCCGTCGCCTGGTTGGCCGAGGTGGAGGACTCCGCCCCGGGCCGTTTCACCATGACCCTGCATTCAGCGGTGGCACAGGCCCATGCTTCGAGCTCGGGCACGGCCAGGGCAAGAATGCGCGATGCCCGGAACAACTGGGTGGTGCTGCAGGCGAGCCGCCTCATCACCGGAGATGACCCGGAACAGATGGTGGTCACCGTTGAACCGGCCACCACCCACGACGTGGCCAGCCTGCTCCTGGCGGCATACGGTGTCACCCCGCGGGAGCAGGAGGTCTGCGTTGAGGTGCTGTCCGGAAAGCCGACTGCGGACATCGCCGCGCGGCTGTACATCTCGCCGCACACGGTCCATGACCACCTTAAATCCGTGTACGCGAAAGTGGGCGTCGGCAGCCGCGGGGAATTGGTGGCCAAGCTGGTGGTGTGAGGACGGGCCCAAGGCCGCGCGGGCCCAACGAGGTTTTCCCGGCCGGGGCTGAAGGGGAGCGTCCGATTCAATGCACCCGCGACGTGGCGGGTGCATTGTGGGTACGGTGTCCTCATGCAGAAGATATCGATTGATGCCCTGGCCCGCCAACAGATCGCGGCCGCCGTGGCGGCCCCGAGCGGACGCGCCGCGGATACGGCCTTTGGCGGGCACGAAAAGCGGCTCCGGCAGACGGTGATGGCGTTTCGCGGCGGCACGCAGCTCAGCGAACACCAGAACCCCGGCGAGGCCACGGTTTACGTGGTCAAAGGATCGGTCACGCTGCGGGCTGGCGGCGAGTCGTGGCAGGGCAAAGCCGGTGACCTGCTGATCGTGCCGGACGGGCTGCACAGCCTGGAAGCGGACGAGGACTCGGCGGTGCTGTTCACCGTGGTCAAGACGGACCGTCCCTGATACCGGCCCAGCGGGCATTTCCGTCGTAGACGAAGCCGCTCGGGCTTGCCGGGCACGAACCCGTTGCAGGCCCGTCCGTTCCCACCACCGGTGTACCCTCATAGCCCGTGAGGTAGACGCCCCACCTCCCGTGGCTGGATCAAACGTTGCTACTCGACTTCCCCGAGCCGGGCGTTATCCCGTATACCCGGTACTCGCTTCCGGGCGGGGAGAGCGGCGGACCAAAGATGCCCTGCCGGAGGCATTGCACCCAGCCAACCTTTGTTCTATAACTGCTATAACAGAGGTGAGGGAGAGGCCATGATCCTCAGCATTGACCTGGCCAGTGAGGTGCCGATCTACCAGCAGCTCCGGGACCAGATTGTCGAGGCGATCGCCGAGGGCGTGCTGACAGCGGGCAGTTCCTTGCCGGCCACGAGGACCCTCGCAGCCGACTTCGGGATCAACTTTCACACCGTGAACAAGGCCTATGACCTTCTGCGGCAGCAGGGTTTGATCCGGCTCAACCGCAAATCAGGTGCGGTGGTGACCGCCGCGGTCACGGATCCGATGGTCCCCTCCGACTGGGCTGCGAAGGTCCGGACTCTGCTGGCCGAGGCTGTTGCCAGGGGAATCCCGCCCGACGAGGTCCTGAGGACCTGCAGTTCCATGCTCGATTCCTTTGGTGCCAAGCAACGGGAGGATACGCCATGATCGCTGCCGCAGTTCTGAGCTTTGTGCTGTTGGGGCTGGTGCTCCTGCTAGGTCTGGTCCTGCCCTCCGTCACCAGTCCAACGGTGCCCTTCGGGGTGCGGGTGCCGGCCCAGCGTGCCGAGGACCCGGCCGTGGTCCGGCAGGTCCGCATCTACAGGTGGAGAGTGCTCGTTTGCGGGCTCGTGGCCGCCTCGGGGGGTGTGGGCTTGTTTGTGGCGACCGGTGCAACGTTGCTGCTGCCGCTGTCGGTGCTGGTTCTGGTTGGTCTCTGGTACGGCTGCTTCTACCTGGCCCATCAGGAGATCCGGGCCGCGAAGGCCGCCGGTGCCTGGTTCGAGGGCCTGCACCAGGGCATTTCGGTGGACACCGGCCTGCGGACCGATCCGCCGCGGTTTCCTTGGCTCTGGCTGGCACCAGCGGTCATCATCACCGCGGCCACGGCCGTGACCGGGGTGCTCCTGTACCCGTCCATGCCGCACGTCCTCGCCGTGCACTATGGCACGAAAGGCCTGCCGGACAGGGAGGTCGCCAAGTCCATCGGTGCGGCCTTCTCACTGGTGTTCGTGCAAGTTGGCCTGACGGCGCTCCTGGCGGGGATGGCGGCGGCAATTATCCGCAGCAGGCCCGACCTGGATCCGGCCCACCCGGCGGGCTCTGCGCGGTGGTCCAGGCACTACATCTCCGTGGGCGCCAAGGCCCTGCTCGGGTTGGTGGCCATGATCGATCTGGGCATGCTCGGATCCTCACTGCTGATGTGGACGGGAACCGTCACGCGGTGGGCGCCACTGGTGGTCGCGCTCCCGGTCCTGGCCGCCGTCGTAATTACTGTGGTGGTCCTGGCCAGGAACAACCGGGAGCGGGGAGCTAACGGGGAGGACACCGGCCTGACGCACCGTGACGATGACAAATATTGGCGCGGCGGCCTGTTCTACATCAACCGTGAGGACCATGCACTGGTTGTCCCGCGCCGGTTCGGTCTGGGGTGGACCCTGAACTGGGGCAACCCCGGGGCGGCCATGCTGATCGCCGGCGTGGTAGCGCTGATCGCCCTGGTGGTCATTTTCCGCTTGGGCGGGTGAGGTGTCAGAGTGCCCGCGCGGCCCCCGTGGCTGCGGCGCCCTGGATGGGATGATCGACCTATGAATGCATCTGACGCAGCCGGTCCGGATCAAGGATTCAACTCGCTGGTCCATCGTTCGCGCCTCCGTTTCCTGGTCATGGTGATTGTGGGCATAGGCACGGCTCTGGCAGTGGGAGCGCTGAAGTCCTGGGCGTACGCGCCGGCGATGGGCTGGGCGGCGGCGTCGCTGACTTATCTCATTTGGGTCTGGGCCGTCGTCGGGCCGCTGGAGGCGGAGGCCACGGCTGCCCACGCGCGGCGCGAAGATCCGGGCCGCGGCGTCTCCGATGCGCTGGTCCTGATCGCCACCGTGGCCAGCTTCGCCGGGGTGGCCCTGATTCTGCTGGACGCTTCCAACGCCCAGGGCGGCACGAAGGCAGCCATCATCTCGATGGCCCTGGGGAGTGTGGCGCTGTCCTGGTTCCTGGTCCACACGCTTTTTGCTCTTCGCTATGCCTCCATTTATTACCAGCACGGGGCAGGTGTGGACTTCAACGAAGGCAAACCCCCGCGCTATCTGGACTTCGCGTACCTGGCCTTCACGGTCGGCATGACCTTCCAGGTGTCGGACACCGATCTGAAGACGGAGGCGATTCGCACCACCGTGCTGCGCCAGGCGCTGCTGTCCTACCTGTTGGGGACCATTGTCCTGGCCACCACCATCAACCTTGTCGCCGGTTTGATCAACTAACATGAGCCTTTGTGGCGATGATCCCCGGGAGTGCGAGTTAAGATAGCCAGACACGGATTGCCTTCTTTTGTTCCTGGCCGCCGGGATGTTGGAGGAGTGGATGAACGGGTCGTCACCGCGGATCCTTGCTGTCGCGAAGGCATCCGCTGCCGCGATGCTCCTTCTTGCCACTGCTGCGTGCACTCCGGCCGGCACCGAGGCGCAGCCAACGCCCGCTCAGCCCCCTTCGAGCCGACCGGCCGCGACCAGGCAGGCGCCCGTAGCAGACAGCAAGAGCGGTCCCACGGTCAGGGTGGTGGTGATCGGAGATTCGCTGAGCACCGGGCTGGGAACCTCACCGAAGCTGGCGTGGCCAAAGCTCCTACAATCAGCGCACCTTTCCAACAAGCGCCCGGTGCAGGTAACAAATGCTGCCGAGAACGGCAGCGGTTACCTGGCTCCCGGCGAGGACGGGGACACCTTCACCATGGAAGTGGAGTCAGCCGTCAGCCCGGACGCTGACGTCGTCGTTTTTTTCGGGTC
The window above is part of the Pseudarthrobacter sp. IC2-21 genome. Proteins encoded here:
- a CDS encoding alkaline phosphatase PhoX, whose protein sequence is MPSPVSRRSFLGAGASATALGFAFAGAGSLAPFARPANAATRNAFGYGALISDPQGILALPEGFSYKLLARSGQTPTAEGAHPSDPDGIGVFDGSNGGSLLIVNHENSGSEPFPVPVVEGITYDPGAKGGTSTILVDADGNRVSQYTSVAGTNNNCAGGISPWGTWLTCEETEARAGSGTNTKDHGYVFEVDPASREANVGFSAIPLKFLGRYSHEAVAVDPATTQIYLTEDAGNPNGLYLRWTPPAGFTPGKGKFVALAQSAGGDVAGRLQAMKAFRGSTHIKDLSEATTVGTRYKVEWVDVPDRDARTTSVRKQFTNDEITRSRKLEGQWWGDGGAYFVSSFARTSDGSVNEHDGQVWHYDPATESITLSTIFGVNPNPDQDGAFDGPDNITVAPQGGLILAEDGNGVSHLVGVTDQGMSYPLARNEYNDSEFCGPAFSKDGKWLFANIQSPGFTLAITGPWTRPSNASTTAG
- a CDS encoding M15 family metallopeptidase; translated protein: MLKKISKMTVAVAGLLLSLGMIAPSAQALATTGYDTDSAGSLQVVVNKHRQLDPVTYVPSKLVRVQGERLRAEAADAYKQFAQAGKSQGINVVPVSGYRSYSQQASLYDSYVAQYGQATADTISARPGYSEHQTGLAMDIGNASGACALQACFESTPAGKFAATDAWRFGFIIRYPAGYEGTTGYTYEPWHLRYVGKTIASEMHAQGGAPTLEDYFKLEPAPDYLTAAALAG
- a CDS encoding VOC family protein codes for the protein MLKDSTIMAVLPAKDISRAKEFYRDKLGLESTEAVEEDSALYRCGNGTSFLVYQTDNAGSAKNTQMGWETDNLEREMEDLRGRGVVFEDYDMPGLKTENGVATNDWGKSAWFLDSEGNILVLTQRG
- a CDS encoding mycothiol transferase, which gives rise to MKSSELLLDAFGRIRETVEATLAGLDRAALARRPSGTGNSIAWLVWHLSRVEDAQVASAAGLDQVWTSQGFAGRFGLPLAERDTGYGHSSSQVDSVQAPPELLLEYYDAVHRQTVAFVQTLTDDALDRVVDKRWDPPVTMGVRLVSTIADCLQHVGQAAYAKGLGPQGSD
- a CDS encoding FAD-binding dehydrogenase, with product MDADVIIIGGGLAGLAASNELVRAGKRVAILDQENEANLGGQAFWSLGGLFLVDTPMQRRLRVKDSFELAWQDWQGSAQWDRLDGAHPEDEWAQQWGRAYVEFAAGEKHAWLREQGIKFTPLVGWAERGDGRAGGHGNSVPRFHVPWGTGTGISEPFADKARAAAAAGQVRFHLRHQVDALMFDGGAVTGVRGTLLAPDSSARGVASNRNKVGEFELRAQAVIIASGGIGGNHGQVRTWWPQRLGTPPEKMITGVPQPVDGRMLDIADHAGVRLVNRDRMWHYTEGIQNWNPVWPDHAIRILPGPSSLWFDALGRRLPAPGLPGYDTLGTLKLLRTTPDIRQHSHSWFILNQKIIEKEFALSGSEQNPDITNRDLMLLLRSRLGRGAGAPIEAFKEHGGDFVVAENLADLVAGMNRLTGEPLLDHQHLRRQIEERDAEIRNPYSKDVQVSGIHNSRRFLGDRVFRTVKPHRILDPAAGPLIAVRLHVVTRKTLGGIQTDLTGQAFAQNGTRIPGLYAAGEAAGFGGGGAHGYNALEGTFLGGCLFTGRTAGRALAARL
- a CDS encoding 2-hydroxyacid dehydrogenase, translated to MSGLAAIRNLRVSLPSQELADAVGPPAGVELFLWDFTGDAPADQFDLVVPPYMGKPDALAALAAVEVGLVQSQSIGYDGVANVLPAGCRFANAAGVHETSTAELAVGMMIASQRGLPDFARNQATGIWDNGMRPSLADRRVLLVGYGGVGKAIEARLLPFETEVTRLASRARDDATGRIYGIESLQEQLPLHDIVVVSVPLGEQTRHLVNGEFLAAMPDGALLVNVARGPVADTDALLRETSTGRLRAALDVTDPEPLPQDHPLWTVPGVLITPHVGGASTAMLSRMARLIRKQIGLLQAGEEPVNVVLGGGDGR